Proteins from one Halopseudomonas pelagia genomic window:
- a CDS encoding ribonucleoside-diphosphate reductase subunit alpha: protein MQPTPNPTETIGSRAPQGEQHEQDLNLTAPGQIRVIKRNGTLVGYTDDKIKVAITKAFLAVEGGQAAASSRIHQTVNQLTETITNIFKRRMPSGGTLHIEEIQDQVELALMRAGEQKVARSYVLYREEHSRQRQARQPVEAHPTLNVTQADGSRVPLDMGRMHTIIDEACEGLAEVDAKLIERETLKNLYDGVTQHDVNTALVMTARTLVEREPNYSHVTARLLMDTLRAEALGFLGVADSATHHEMAELYAKALPAYINKGAELELVDSRLKEFDLQALGAALDHTRDQQFSYLGLQTLYDRYFIHKDGVRFELPQIFFMRVAMGLAIEEADRNARAIEFYKLLSSFDYMASTPTLFNAGTLRPQLSSCYLTTVPDELSGIYHAIHDNAMLSKFAGGLGNDWTNVRALGSYIKGTNGKSQGVVPFLKVVNDTAVAVNQGGKRKGAVCAYLETWHLDIEEFLELRKNTGDDRRRTHDMNTANWIPDLFMKRVFEDGKWTLFSPSDTPDLHDLTGKAFEERYEYYEALIEYGKLKLHKTIQARDLWRKMLSMLFETGHPWITFKDACNLRSPQQHVGVVHSSNLCTEITLNTSADEIAVCNLGSVNLPNHIVDGKLDTAKLAATIKTAVRMLDNVIDINYYSVPQARNSNLKHRPVGLGIMGFQDALYLQHIAYGSDAAVSFADQSMEAVSYHAIQASCDLAEERGSYATFEGSLWNQGILPLDSLDILTEQRGAKYIEVDRSQTLDWEPLRQRAKKGMRNSNIMAIAPTATIANITGVSQSIEPTYQNLYVKSNLSGEFTVINPYLVRDLKARGLWDPVMVNDLKFYDGSVQQIDRVPADLKSLYATAFEVETKWIVEAASRRQKWIDQAQSLNLYIAGASGKALDVTYRMAWYRGLKTTYYLRALAATSTEKSTVDTGKLNAVSNGAPAGLTAAGPAPVPKACAIDEPDCEACQ from the coding sequence ATGCAGCCCACCCCCAACCCCACCGAGACCATTGGGTCTCGCGCGCCGCAAGGTGAGCAGCACGAGCAGGATCTGAACCTGACCGCGCCCGGTCAGATTCGCGTGATCAAGCGCAATGGCACTCTGGTTGGTTACACCGATGACAAGATCAAGGTCGCCATCACCAAGGCGTTTTTGGCTGTAGAGGGTGGCCAGGCCGCTGCCTCAAGCCGCATTCATCAGACCGTGAACCAGCTCACCGAGACCATCACCAATATCTTCAAACGACGCATGCCCTCTGGCGGCACCCTGCATATCGAAGAGATTCAGGACCAGGTAGAACTGGCACTGATGCGCGCCGGCGAACAGAAAGTCGCGCGTAGCTACGTGCTCTATCGTGAAGAGCATTCCCGCCAGCGTCAGGCGCGTCAGCCGGTGGAAGCGCATCCCACGCTGAACGTCACCCAGGCCGACGGCAGCCGCGTGCCGCTGGACATGGGCCGCATGCACACCATTATCGACGAGGCCTGCGAAGGCCTGGCCGAAGTGGATGCCAAGCTGATCGAACGCGAAACCCTGAAGAACCTCTACGACGGCGTTACCCAGCACGACGTCAACACCGCCCTGGTCATGACTGCACGCACACTAGTCGAGCGTGAACCGAATTACAGCCACGTGACCGCGCGCCTGTTGATGGACACCCTGCGCGCCGAAGCCCTGGGCTTTCTTGGCGTTGCCGACAGTGCCACCCATCATGAGATGGCCGAGCTGTACGCCAAAGCCCTGCCCGCTTATATCAACAAAGGCGCCGAGCTGGAGCTGGTGGACTCACGCTTGAAGGAGTTCGATCTGCAGGCACTGGGCGCCGCACTGGATCATACCCGCGATCAGCAGTTCTCCTACCTCGGCCTGCAGACTCTGTACGACCGTTACTTCATCCACAAAGACGGCGTGCGCTTCGAGCTGCCGCAGATTTTCTTTATGCGCGTAGCCATGGGTCTGGCGATTGAAGAAGCCGATCGCAACGCCCGCGCCATCGAGTTCTACAAGCTGCTGTCCAGCTTCGACTATATGGCCTCCACGCCAACGCTGTTCAACGCCGGCACCCTGCGTCCGCAACTCTCCAGTTGCTACCTGACCACCGTGCCGGATGAGTTGTCCGGTATTTACCATGCGATCCACGACAACGCCATGCTGTCCAAATTCGCTGGCGGCCTGGGCAACGACTGGACCAACGTCCGTGCACTGGGCTCCTATATCAAAGGCACCAACGGCAAATCCCAGGGCGTCGTGCCCTTCCTGAAAGTGGTCAACGACACCGCCGTCGCGGTAAACCAGGGCGGCAAGCGCAAGGGCGCGGTCTGTGCCTATCTGGAAACCTGGCACCTGGATATCGAAGAGTTTCTCGAGCTGCGCAAGAACACCGGGGACGACCGTCGCCGCACCCACGATATGAACACCGCCAACTGGATCCCCGACCTGTTCATGAAGCGCGTGTTCGAAGACGGCAAGTGGACGCTGTTCTCCCCGTCCGACACCCCGGACCTGCACGACCTGACCGGCAAAGCTTTTGAAGAGCGCTACGAGTATTACGAAGCGCTGATCGAGTACGGCAAGCTCAAGCTGCACAAGACCATCCAGGCCCGCGATCTGTGGCGCAAGATGCTCAGCATGCTGTTCGAAACCGGCCACCCGTGGATCACCTTCAAGGACGCCTGCAACCTGCGCAGCCCGCAGCAGCACGTTGGCGTGGTGCATAGCTCCAACCTCTGTACCGAGATCACCCTGAACACCTCGGCCGATGAAATCGCCGTGTGCAATCTGGGCTCGGTCAACCTGCCCAACCATATCGTTGACGGCAAGCTGGACACCGCCAAGCTCGCGGCCACCATCAAGACTGCCGTGCGCATGCTGGATAACGTCATCGACATCAACTACTACTCGGTGCCGCAGGCGAGAAACTCCAACCTCAAGCACCGCCCGGTCGGTCTGGGCATCATGGGCTTCCAGGATGCGCTGTACCTGCAGCATATCGCCTACGGCTCCGATGCTGCTGTCAGCTTTGCCGACCAGTCCATGGAAGCGGTCAGCTATCACGCCATCCAGGCCTCCTGCGATCTGGCCGAGGAGCGCGGCAGCTACGCCACCTTTGAAGGCTCCCTGTGGAACCAGGGCATTCTGCCGCTGGACTCGCTGGACATCCTCACCGAGCAGCGTGGCGCCAAGTACATTGAAGTGGACCGCAGCCAGACCCTGGACTGGGAGCCGCTGCGCCAGCGCGCGAAGAAAGGCATGCGCAACTCCAACATCATGGCCATCGCCCCGACCGCGACCATCGCCAACATCACTGGCGTGTCCCAGTCAATCGAGCCGACGTACCAGAACCTGTACGTCAAATCGAACCTGTCCGGTGAGTTCACCGTGATCAACCCCTACCTGGTCCGCGACCTAAAGGCACGCGGCCTGTGGGATCCGGTCATGGTCAACGATCTGAAATTCTATGACGGCTCGGTACAGCAGATCGACCGCGTCCCGGCCGATCTGAAGTCCCTGTACGCCACCGCCTTTGAAGTGGAAACCAAGTGGATCGTCGAAGCCGCCAGCCGCCGTCAGAAGTGGATCGACCAGGCCCAGTCACTGAATCTCTACATTGCCGGCGCCTCCGGCAAGGCACTGGACGTGACCTACCGCATGGCCTGGTACCGCGGCCTGAAAACCACCTACTACCTCCGCGCGTTGGCGGCCACCAGCACCGAGAAATCCACCGTGGATACCGGCAAACTCAACGCCGTATCCAACGGCGCCCCCGCCGGCCTGACCGCCGCCGGCCCGGCCCCGGTGCCCAAGGCCTGTGCGATTGATGAGCCGGATTGTGAGGCGTGCCAGTGA
- a CDS encoding ribonucleotide-diphosphate reductase subunit beta gives MLSWDELDTPETTTPAHRAASNAATQADNADTQLDQQAVAAVDSARHVGNDDSDAVARAKAALDQLDIQEGLDELEGSAARVNVDAKQMINCRADLNQLVPFKYEWAWQKYQDGCANHWMPQEVNMTADIALWKNPEGLTDDERRIVKRNLGFFSTADSLVANNLVLAVYRLITNPECRQYILRQAFEEAIHTHAYQYCIESLGMDEGEIFNMYHEIPSVAKKAAWGLKYTRSISDPTFNTGTVETDKELLRNLIAYYCVLEGIFFYCGFTQILSMGRRNKMTGVAEQFQYILRDESMHLNFGIDVINQIKIENPHLWDASMKDEATQMILQGTQLEIEYARDTMPRGVLGMNAAMMEDYLKFIANRRLTQVGLKEEYPGTVNPFPWMSEIMDLKKEKNFFETRVIEYQTGGALSWD, from the coding sequence ATGCTCAGCTGGGACGAACTAGACACACCAGAAACCACCACCCCCGCTCACCGTGCAGCGTCCAATGCAGCAACACAGGCCGATAACGCAGACACGCAACTCGACCAACAAGCCGTTGCAGCGGTCGACAGTGCACGCCACGTCGGCAACGATGACTCCGACGCCGTCGCTCGCGCCAAAGCCGCACTCGACCAACTGGACATCCAGGAAGGCCTGGACGAACTCGAGGGCTCCGCCGCCCGAGTCAACGTCGATGCCAAGCAGATGATCAACTGCCGTGCCGACCTTAACCAACTGGTGCCGTTCAAATACGAATGGGCCTGGCAGAAGTACCAGGACGGCTGCGCCAATCACTGGATGCCGCAGGAGGTCAACATGACCGCCGACATCGCCCTGTGGAAAAACCCCGAAGGCCTGACCGATGATGAGCGCCGCATCGTCAAGCGCAACCTGGGCTTCTTCTCCACCGCCGATTCCCTGGTCGCCAACAACCTGGTGCTGGCCGTCTATCGCCTGATCACCAACCCCGAGTGCCGCCAGTACATCCTGCGCCAGGCCTTCGAAGAGGCGATCCACACTCATGCGTACCAGTACTGCATCGAGTCACTGGGCATGGACGAAGGCGAGATCTTCAACATGTACCACGAGATCCCTTCGGTCGCGAAAAAGGCAGCCTGGGGCCTCAAGTACACCCGCTCGATCTCCGACCCGACCTTCAACACCGGCACCGTCGAGACCGACAAGGAACTGCTGCGCAACCTGATCGCCTACTACTGCGTACTGGAAGGCATCTTCTTCTACTGCGGTTTCACCCAGATTCTGTCCATGGGCCGGCGCAACAAGATGACCGGCGTCGCCGAGCAGTTCCAGTACATCTTGCGTGACGAGTCCATGCACCTGAACTTCGGCATCGACGTGATCAACCAGATCAAGATCGAGAACCCGCACCTGTGGGATGCCAGCATGAAGGACGAAGCCACGCAGATGATTCTGCAAGGTACCCAGCTGGAAATTGAATACGCCCGCGACACCATGCCCCGCGGCGTGCTCGGCATGAACGCCGCAATGATGGAAGACTATCTCAAATTCATCGCCAACCGCCGCCTGACTCAAGTCGGCCTGAAGGAAGAATACCCAGGCACCGTGAACCCCTTCCCGTGGATGAGCGAAATCATGGATTTGAAGAAGGAGAAGAACTTCTTTGAAACACGGGTAATCGAGTATCAGACTGGCGGGGCGTTGAGCTGGGACTGA
- a CDS encoding class I SAM-dependent DNA methyltransferase — protein sequence MLSNAIYTDLSGYYDLMCADIDYRAQSHCIHRLQQLLGNGGKTHLDLACGTGPHVRHLLDAGYQSSGLDINQPMLDLARMRCPEAQFALQDMCGFTLGEPVDLITCFLYSIHYSAGLDRLNACIASVHAALAQGGLFCFNAVDRQRIDNGSWVSHNVSQAQARFSFSSGWHYSGEGERQALKLRIEKSVAGEKQVWHDEHAMVAVSFSELMALLQPHFDVHMLEHDYETLSAWDGISGNALFACVKI from the coding sequence ATGCTCAGCAACGCTATTTATACTGACCTTTCGGGTTACTACGATTTAATGTGCGCGGATATCGATTACCGCGCCCAGAGCCACTGTATTCACCGGCTGCAGCAGTTGCTCGGGAATGGCGGGAAGACGCATCTGGATCTGGCCTGTGGGACCGGGCCGCATGTGCGGCATCTGCTTGATGCGGGCTACCAAAGCAGTGGTTTGGATATCAATCAGCCGATGCTGGACCTGGCGCGGATGCGCTGTCCCGAAGCGCAGTTTGCCCTGCAGGATATGTGCGGTTTCACGCTGGGTGAACCGGTCGATCTGATTACCTGTTTTCTCTATTCGATTCACTACAGCGCCGGGCTCGACAGATTGAACGCCTGTATCGCCAGTGTGCATGCCGCGTTGGCGCAAGGTGGGTTGTTCTGCTTTAACGCGGTTGACCGGCAGCGGATTGATAATGGCTCATGGGTGTCGCACAACGTCAGCCAGGCGCAGGCCCGGTTCAGTTTCAGCTCCGGTTGGCACTATTCGGGTGAGGGCGAGCGGCAGGCTTTAAAGCTGCGGATCGAAAAAAGCGTCGCTGGTGAAAAGCAGGTGTGGCACGACGAACATGCCATGGTGGCGGTGAGCTTCAGCGAATTGATGGCGCTGTTACAACCGCACTTTGACGTTCATATGCTTGAGCATGATTATGAGACCCTCTCTGCCTGGGATGGCATCTCAGGTAATGCGTTATTTGCCTGTGTGAAAATCTAG